Proteins encoded within one genomic window of Kibdelosporangium phytohabitans:
- a CDS encoding tetratricopeptide repeat protein: MTTTQDWEDRLAALWAAQDGRDDADFRARIEALAGELPPDSPVGAFELACANDSTGRPELAEPLYREALESGLSGYRRRRALIQLASTLRNLGRPEESVALLTAERGRSDPDESVATLDDALDAFLALALVDTGREREAAGLALAALAKHLPRYNRSLGYYATHL, translated from the coding sequence GTGACGACGACACAGGACTGGGAGGACCGCCTCGCCGCGCTCTGGGCGGCGCAGGACGGCCGTGACGATGCCGATTTCAGGGCCCGGATCGAGGCGCTGGCAGGCGAACTGCCGCCGGACAGTCCAGTCGGTGCGTTCGAGCTGGCGTGTGCGAACGATTCGACCGGACGGCCCGAGCTGGCCGAGCCCCTCTACCGCGAAGCGCTCGAATCCGGCTTGAGCGGCTACCGGCGGCGCCGTGCCTTGATCCAGCTGGCCAGCACGCTGCGCAACCTCGGCCGTCCCGAGGAAAGCGTGGCGTTGCTGACGGCCGAGCGCGGCCGGTCAGACCCGGACGAGTCCGTGGCGACGCTGGACGACGCGCTGGACGCCTTCCTGGCGCTCGCGCTGGTGGACACCGGCCGTGAACGGGAAGCCGCCGGGCTGGCGCTGGCAGCGCTGGCCAAGCACCTGCCCCGGTACAACCGTTCGCTGGGCTACTACGCCACACACCTCTGA